From a single Sporosarcina oncorhynchi genomic region:
- a CDS encoding aldo/keto reductase yields the protein MEHFEGVIRLANGIEMPQLGLGVYKMTEPAETIEAIGYALEVGYRAIDTAAIYENEKETGEAIRHSGIDRKELFITSKVWNADQGYDETLRAFEVSLEKLGLDYLDLYLTHWPVADKFVDTYRAIERLYDEKLIRATGVSNHHEHHLNKLFNTVNVKPMVNQIELHPLLSQEALRTFCQRHDIIVTSWSPLARGVLLDDPTLIEIGHKYGKSPAQVIIRWHVQHRLVVIPKSVTPERIRSNIDVNDFELTIQDMMKIDSLNRDERTGTNPNKFDVN from the coding sequence ATGGAACATTTTGAAGGAGTAATCAGATTGGCTAATGGCATAGAAATGCCCCAGCTTGGACTAGGTGTATATAAAATGACCGAACCTGCGGAAACAATCGAAGCTATTGGATATGCGCTTGAAGTCGGTTATAGGGCAATTGATACGGCGGCTATTTATGAAAACGAAAAAGAAACCGGGGAGGCAATACGTCACTCGGGTATTGATCGAAAAGAACTTTTCATCACATCGAAAGTATGGAATGCTGATCAGGGCTATGATGAGACATTAAGGGCTTTTGAAGTATCATTGGAGAAATTGGGATTAGATTATTTGGACTTGTACCTCACGCATTGGCCAGTTGCAGACAAATTCGTCGATACTTACCGTGCGATTGAGAGGCTGTATGATGAAAAATTGATAAGAGCGACTGGCGTATCAAACCATCATGAACATCACCTGAACAAATTGTTCAATACGGTTAACGTGAAACCGATGGTCAATCAGATAGAGTTGCATCCTTTGCTCTCACAAGAAGCGTTGCGCACGTTTTGTCAGCGTCATGACATTATCGTGACTTCCTGGTCACCTTTAGCAAGAGGCGTTCTCCTGGATGATCCTACGCTTATAGAGATTGGCCATAAATACGGAAAATCACCTGCACAAGTGATTATTCGCTGGCATGTGCAACATCGTTTGGTCGTTATACCCAAATCGGTCACACCTGAACGAATTCGATCGAATATTGATGTAAATGACTTCGAACTAACGATTCAAGATATGATGAAGATTGATTCGTTGAATCGGGATGAGAGAACGGGCACAAATCCGAATAAGTTTGATGTGAATTAA
- the trmL gene encoding tRNA (uridine(34)/cytosine(34)/5-carboxymethylaminomethyluridine(34)-2'-O)-methyltransferase TrmL: MAIHVALFEPLIPANTGNIARTCAGTGTKLHLIKPLGFSTDDKMLKRAGLDYWEHVDIRYHEGIQPFFDAFPNAEFYFITKFGEKSYSSFDYSDLNKDVFFVFGKETTGLPDDVVESNKETCLRIPMNEHIRSLNLSNAAAILIYEALRQQSYPALQ; encoded by the coding sequence ATGGCTATACATGTTGCATTATTTGAACCACTCATACCAGCAAATACCGGTAATATCGCAAGAACATGTGCAGGAACAGGAACAAAACTTCATCTGATTAAGCCTCTCGGATTTTCAACAGATGATAAAATGTTAAAGCGGGCAGGACTGGATTATTGGGAACATGTGGATATTAGATATCATGAAGGGATCCAGCCTTTTTTTGATGCATTTCCTAATGCGGAATTTTATTTCATTACAAAGTTCGGAGAGAAATCCTATTCTTCCTTCGACTATTCGGATCTAAACAAAGATGTTTTCTTTGTGTTTGGAAAAGAGACTACGGGGTTGCCTGATGATGTAGTTGAATCCAACAAAGAGACATGCTTGCGCATACCGATGAACGAACACATTCGCTCATTGAACCTGTCTAACGCTGCTGCGATACTCATCTATGAAGCATTAAGGCAACAATCTTATCCGGCATTGCAATAA
- the queG gene encoding tRNA epoxyqueuosine(34) reductase QueG codes for MKVAQVQQSIREYAVSIGIDKIGFTSAAPFLELKNRLRRQQELGYQSGFEESDIEKRTEPSLLLDRAESIIAIAVAYPSKMQDSPKGKKGERRGIFCRASWGTDYHIVLREKLQLLETYIAKLVPDAKMRSMVDTGELADRAVAERAGLGWSAKNCSIITPEFGSYVYLGEMITNIPFQPDTPMEDQCGDCTLCMDACPTGALIQGGQLNAQRCIAFLTQSKKPIPEEFRAKIGNRVYGCDTCQTVCPKNKGMYNLHQEAFKPEGELAKPLLVPMLTLSNRQFKETYGHMSGSWRGKNPIQRNAILAIAHFKDEAAVPALIELLVTDPRPVIRGTIVWALGEIGCSTGIEAIKDAIQNEVDEEVLNEMQNVLDTK; via the coding sequence ATGAAGGTCGCTCAGGTTCAGCAATCGATAAGAGAATATGCGGTTTCTATTGGGATTGATAAAATCGGCTTCACGTCTGCCGCCCCTTTTCTTGAATTAAAAAACCGCTTGCGACGTCAACAAGAATTGGGCTATCAATCGGGATTTGAAGAGAGTGATATAGAGAAGCGTACTGAGCCTTCTTTGTTATTGGATCGCGCTGAAAGCATTATAGCCATTGCAGTTGCCTATCCTTCCAAAATGCAAGATTCACCTAAAGGGAAGAAAGGTGAGCGACGTGGTATCTTCTGCCGTGCTTCGTGGGGAACTGATTATCATATTGTGCTGCGAGAAAAACTTCAACTTTTAGAGACGTATATTGCTAAATTGGTTCCTGATGCAAAAATGCGTTCTATGGTAGATACAGGTGAGTTAGCTGATCGTGCTGTAGCGGAACGTGCGGGGTTAGGGTGGTCTGCCAAAAACTGTTCAATCATCACACCTGAATTTGGTTCCTATGTCTATTTAGGAGAAATGATAACGAATATTCCATTTCAACCGGATACACCGATGGAAGACCAATGCGGAGACTGCACACTTTGCATGGATGCTTGTCCTACGGGTGCATTAATCCAAGGGGGCCAACTGAACGCACAAAGATGCATAGCCTTCCTTACGCAGTCAAAAAAGCCGATTCCAGAAGAGTTCCGTGCGAAAATCGGTAACCGTGTGTATGGCTGTGATACGTGTCAAACAGTCTGTCCGAAAAACAAAGGGATGTACAATCTACATCAAGAAGCGTTCAAGCCGGAAGGGGAACTGGCAAAACCTTTATTGGTTCCTATGCTTACCTTATCAAACCGGCAATTTAAGGAGACATATGGGCATATGTCTGGTTCTTGGAGAGGTAAGAACCCGATTCAAAGAAATGCGATTTTAGCAATCGCTCATTTTAAAGATGAAGCTGCAGTTCCTGCGCTAATCGAATTGCTAGTGACGGATCCAAGACCAGTCATCAGAGGCACGATTGTGTGGGCATTAGGAGAGATTGGTTGCAGTACAGGTATAGAAGCAATTAAAGATGCAATTCAAAATGAAGTAGATGAGGAAGTACTAAACGAGATGCAAAATGTGTTGGATACTAAATAA
- a CDS encoding B3/B4 domain-containing protein, with the protein MKIEISKDLFKKIPQLKIGVNHYTGITVSESPQMLKGRLQLFQEQLYFELDQKPLSDFPGIQEWRETWKTLGGDPTTCPPSVDRLYSRIKEQDYLQSMHTAVDLNSFFSLQYEIPTGIYDLNDLVGNIQLTLGKDDDRYDGLNGRTNELDNILMLRDDYSPFGSPYVDSIRSAVTEETTDALQIIFLKPSMGVEEAQKLTEASGNMFTSISGGESVSYVLYSDQPMIEWTR; encoded by the coding sequence TTGAAAATAGAAATAAGCAAAGACCTTTTTAAGAAGATTCCTCAATTAAAAATTGGCGTAAACCATTATACAGGTATTACCGTATCAGAATCTCCCCAAATGTTAAAAGGCAGACTTCAACTTTTTCAAGAGCAACTATATTTTGAACTGGATCAAAAACCACTTTCCGACTTTCCAGGAATTCAGGAGTGGCGAGAAACTTGGAAAACGCTTGGTGGCGATCCAACTACTTGCCCACCCTCTGTTGATAGACTGTACAGTAGGATTAAAGAACAAGACTACTTACAATCCATGCATACAGCGGTTGACTTGAATTCATTCTTTTCCCTTCAATATGAAATTCCAACAGGTATTTACGACTTGAATGACCTTGTTGGCAACATACAACTAACATTGGGTAAAGATGATGATCGATACGACGGTTTAAATGGACGAACAAATGAGTTAGATAATATTCTTATGCTGAGAGACGATTACAGTCCTTTTGGTAGCCCTTACGTAGATTCCATCCGCAGTGCTGTCACAGAAGAGACAACAGATGCCTTACAGATTATATTCCTCAAGCCCTCAATGGGTGTAGAAGAGGCGCAAAAGCTAACAGAAGCGAGCGGAAACATGTTCACCAGTATTAGTGGAGGTGAATCGGTGTCCTACGTTTTGTATAGTGACCAACCGATGATTGAATGGACGCGCTGA
- a CDS encoding nucleotidyltransferase-like protein, translated as MEQILRPIYQERASSPETLGVILVEKRWPGDPITDTFDEIMLIITTNEETPIYTKHYTDGTGKAAMHVISEKQLRKWLLLGTKRKVVDWLFYGKVFFDRNEFVEGLKNELKEYPFYGRKIKMGLELSRLVRVYMEGKMFFEQQNYMDAYQHAIQSLHHLARLTVIEKGFSPEVTVWSQVKKIDPAIFKLYEELIMSEEPIEKRLELLFLASEFFIHNRTLDGARHIMDVMTEKEIWAIQELHEHEELKIYSINLEVLIEFLIEKGFIEIVESDSKNEYVFHRDYRVEP; from the coding sequence ATGGAACAAATCCTTAGACCGATTTATCAAGAACGCGCCAGTTCGCCTGAAACACTAGGCGTTATACTTGTTGAAAAGAGATGGCCTGGTGATCCCATAACGGATACATTTGATGAAATCATGCTAATCATAACAACTAATGAAGAAACTCCGATATATACAAAGCATTACACGGATGGAACAGGGAAAGCAGCAATGCATGTAATTAGCGAGAAGCAGCTGAGGAAATGGCTTTTACTTGGGACGAAAAGGAAAGTCGTTGATTGGCTATTTTACGGCAAAGTATTCTTTGATCGCAACGAGTTTGTTGAAGGATTGAAAAATGAACTGAAGGAATACCCTTTTTACGGACGTAAAATCAAAATGGGATTGGAATTGTCCAGGTTGGTGAGAGTCTATATGGAAGGTAAGATGTTTTTTGAACAACAAAACTACATGGATGCCTACCAACATGCAATTCAATCATTGCATCATCTAGCTAGACTTACGGTTATTGAAAAAGGATTTTCACCTGAAGTCACTGTATGGTCCCAAGTGAAAAAAATCGACCCGGCGATATTCAAACTGTATGAAGAATTGATTATGAGCGAAGAACCAATCGAAAAAAGATTAGAACTCCTTTTCTTGGCTAGTGAATTCTTTATCCATAATCGGACTCTGGATGGGGCTAGACATATAATGGATGTTATGACTGAAAAGGAAATATGGGCCATCCAGGAACTGCATGAACATGAAGAACTGAAAATCTACTCAATCAATCTTGAAGTGCTTATTGAGTTTCTGATTGAAAAAGGCTTTATTGAAATTGTTGAAAGTGATTCGAAAAATGAATATGTGTTTCATAGAGATTACCGTGTAGAGCCTTGA
- a CDS encoding YgzB family protein: MKPYKNKINRIRSFALSLIFLGVVIMYLGIFFRNNEIIMLIFMVLGMISILGSVVVYAWIGTLSTRAVQIKCPNCGRHTKMLGRVDMCGHCREPLTMDPSLEGKEFDVAYNRPSAKKDSTKK, translated from the coding sequence ATGAAGCCTTATAAAAATAAAATAAATCGCATACGATCTTTTGCGTTATCACTAATTTTCCTCGGTGTAGTCATTATGTATCTCGGAATTTTCTTTAGGAATAATGAGATTATTATGTTGATCTTCATGGTTCTTGGAATGATTTCCATTCTCGGCAGCGTTGTTGTATATGCTTGGATCGGTACATTGTCGACAAGGGCTGTGCAAATAAAATGTCCAAATTGCGGCAGACATACGAAGATGCTCGGACGAGTAGATATGTGTGGACATTGTAGAGAGCCGTTAACTATGGACCCTTCATTAGAAGGTAAAGAATTTGATGTAGCGTATAATCGACCTTCCGCTAAGAAGGACTCAACAAAGAAATAA